The proteins below come from a single Burkholderia humptydooensis genomic window:
- a CDS encoding OmpW/AlkL family protein, whose amino-acid sequence MKKALCAALGVAALTPLAAHAQSAGSNVVTLGWFHVMPQQSSTPLTTNVAPTPINTPLRLPPTFTSAGTGLSTSGADTVGLTVSHFLTDHIAVTSVAGVPPVFKVSGHGTITPPGPAGALGTQNIGLGPVNPIVKSVRQWSPAVVFQYYFAQASAKFRPFVGVGVSYNWFSDLQLNTNFIKQTQDNLGAILAAGAGKPGVTQVSAKASSSWQPVFNAGLTYNITDHWGLVASVTYIPLKTTSTVTIKAADGTTLAESKSDLKADPIISYVAVSYKF is encoded by the coding sequence ATGAAAAAAGCACTCTGCGCGGCGCTCGGCGTCGCGGCGCTGACGCCGCTCGCCGCGCACGCGCAAAGCGCGGGCAGCAACGTCGTCACGCTCGGCTGGTTTCACGTGATGCCGCAGCAAAGCAGCACGCCGCTCACGACGAACGTCGCGCCGACGCCGATCAACACGCCGCTGCGGCTGCCGCCGACGTTCACGTCGGCGGGCACCGGCCTGTCGACGAGCGGCGCGGACACGGTCGGCCTGACCGTCAGCCACTTCCTGACCGATCACATCGCGGTCACGTCGGTGGCGGGCGTGCCGCCCGTCTTCAAGGTGTCCGGCCACGGCACGATCACGCCGCCCGGCCCGGCCGGCGCGCTCGGCACGCAGAACATCGGGCTCGGCCCGGTCAATCCGATCGTCAAGAGCGTGCGGCAGTGGAGCCCCGCCGTCGTGTTCCAGTACTACTTCGCGCAGGCGAGCGCGAAGTTCCGGCCGTTCGTCGGCGTCGGCGTGTCGTACAACTGGTTCAGCGATCTGCAACTGAACACGAACTTCATCAAGCAGACGCAGGACAACCTCGGCGCGATCCTCGCCGCGGGCGCGGGCAAGCCGGGGGTCACGCAGGTGTCGGCGAAGGCGTCGTCGTCGTGGCAGCCGGTATTCAATGCGGGCCTCACGTACAACATCACCGATCACTGGGGGCTCGTCGCGTCGGTCACGTACATCCCGCTGAAGACGACGTCGACAGTGACGATCAAGGCGGCCGACGGCACGACGCTCGCCGAGTCGAAATCGGACCTGAAGGCCGATCCGATCATCAGCTACGTGGCGGTGTCGTACAAGTTCTGA
- a CDS encoding YbhB/YbcL family Raf kinase inhibitor-like protein, which translates to MRVGRRVVPRGSSRRLLSLALACVCALAPTGGSHALAEDAFTLTSDDLRPGGRVGVPHVFNQGDCKGGNRSPQLAWRNPPPGTKGFAVTMFDPDAPGRGWWHWAVAGIPASVSSLPADASASGFLRKLGAAEARNDFGVDGYGGPCPPPGKPHRYVITVYALKATDLRVATGRPAQMFDHEIGTESIGSAQLVVTYGR; encoded by the coding sequence ATGCGTGTGGGTCGCCGAGTCGTGCCGCGAGGTTCGTCCCGTCGTCTGCTCTCGCTCGCCCTCGCCTGCGTTTGCGCTCTCGCGCCGACCGGCGGCTCGCACGCGCTCGCCGAAGACGCATTCACGCTGACGAGCGACGATCTGCGCCCCGGCGGCCGGGTCGGCGTGCCGCACGTGTTCAATCAAGGCGACTGCAAGGGCGGCAACCGCTCGCCGCAGCTCGCGTGGCGCAACCCGCCGCCCGGCACGAAGGGCTTCGCCGTCACGATGTTCGATCCCGACGCGCCCGGCCGCGGCTGGTGGCATTGGGCGGTCGCCGGGATTCCGGCGAGCGTCTCGAGCCTGCCCGCCGACGCGAGCGCATCCGGCTTCCTGCGCAAGCTCGGCGCGGCCGAGGCGCGCAACGACTTCGGCGTCGACGGCTACGGCGGCCCGTGCCCACCGCCCGGCAAGCCGCACCGCTACGTGATCACCGTCTACGCGCTGAAGGCAACCGACCTGCGCGTCGCGACGGGCCGCCCCGCGCAGATGTTCGACCACGAGATCGGCACCGAGTCGATCGGCTCCGCGCAGCTCGTCGTCACATACGGCCGCTAG
- the argC gene encoding N-acetyl-gamma-glutamyl-phosphate reductase, protein MSTKVFVDGQEGTTGLKIFEYLSARSDIEILRIDEAKRKDIDERRRLINASDVTFLCLPDVASRESATLVENPNTTLIDASTAFRTSADWAYGLPELNRAQRERIRAAKRIAVPGCHASAFVLAMRPLVDAGVIAPDFAAHSYSITGYSGGGKKMIADYEAGGAKLASPRPYALGLAHKHLPEMAAHTGLASTPIFTPIVGPFYKGLAVTTYFTPSQLAKRVTPHDVQRVLAEHYAGEAFVRVAPYDAAENLDDGFFDVQANNGTNRVDLFVFGTAERFVTVARLDNLGKGASGAAIQCMNLNIGAPENTGLAR, encoded by the coding sequence ATGAGCACGAAAGTTTTTGTCGACGGCCAGGAAGGCACGACCGGTCTGAAGATCTTCGAATATCTGTCCGCGCGCAGCGACATCGAGATCCTGCGCATCGACGAAGCGAAGCGCAAGGACATCGACGAGCGCCGCCGCCTCATCAACGCATCGGACGTCACGTTCCTGTGCCTGCCCGACGTCGCGTCGCGCGAATCGGCGACGCTCGTCGAGAACCCGAACACGACGCTGATCGACGCGAGCACCGCGTTCCGCACGAGCGCCGACTGGGCGTACGGCCTCCCCGAACTGAACCGCGCGCAGCGCGAGCGCATCCGCGCCGCGAAGCGCATCGCGGTGCCGGGCTGCCACGCGTCGGCGTTCGTGCTCGCGATGCGTCCGCTCGTCGACGCGGGCGTCATCGCGCCGGACTTCGCCGCGCACAGCTACTCGATCACGGGCTATAGCGGCGGCGGCAAGAAGATGATCGCCGATTACGAAGCGGGCGGCGCGAAGCTCGCGAGCCCGCGTCCTTACGCGCTCGGCCTCGCGCACAAGCATCTGCCGGAGATGGCCGCGCACACGGGCCTCGCGAGCACGCCGATCTTCACGCCGATCGTCGGGCCGTTCTACAAGGGCCTTGCCGTCACCACGTACTTCACGCCGAGCCAGCTCGCGAAGCGCGTGACGCCGCACGACGTGCAGCGCGTGCTCGCCGAGCATTACGCGGGCGAGGCGTTCGTGCGCGTCGCGCCGTACGACGCGGCCGAGAATCTCGACGACGGTTTCTTCGACGTGCAGGCGAACAACGGCACGAACCGCGTCGACCTGTTCGTGTTCGGCACCGCGGAGCGCTTCGTCACCGTCGCACGGCTCGACAACCTCGGCAAGGGCGCGTCGGGCGCCGCGATCCAGTGCATGAACCTCAACATCGGCGCGCCCGAAAACACGGGGCTCGCGCGCTGA
- a CDS encoding MFS transporter: MNRPADLRAGPAAGRPRAAPVPAPTLTLTPALTVFFSATVGVIVLNLFAAQPLTGPIAAELRLPAGLTGLVAMLPQLGYAAGLVLLVPLIDLLENRRLIVTTLAVCAATLALPAVTRSGAVYLAAVFVAGAASSVIQMLVPLAASMAPDENRGRAVGNVMSGLMLGILLSRPLASLIAGAAGWRAFYGAAAAADIAIAAVLAARLPRRAPSLPTRYAALLRSLWTLAATERVLQRRALSAALSMGAFSAFWTAIGLRLAAAPFDLGLHGIAMFAFAGATGAIVTPFAGLAGDRGRERGALRGAHVAMLAALAALGVAGAGWAGFDAAAHPALALALLVTGAAALDAGVVADQTLGRRAINLLNPAARGRLNGLFVGLFFVGGSLGAVLAGAAWAWAGWGAVCAVGLAFAGAAFALDWIGSREQATR; this comes from the coding sequence ATGAACCGCCCCGCCGATCTTCGCGCCGGCCCGGCCGCCGGGCGACCGCGCGCCGCCCCTGTCCCCGCGCCCACGCTCACGCTCACGCCCGCGCTCACCGTGTTCTTCTCGGCGACGGTCGGCGTGATCGTGCTCAATCTGTTCGCCGCGCAGCCGCTGACGGGGCCGATCGCGGCCGAGCTGCGGCTGCCCGCGGGCCTGACCGGGCTCGTTGCGATGCTGCCGCAGCTCGGCTACGCGGCAGGCCTCGTGCTGCTCGTGCCGCTCATCGACCTGCTCGAAAACCGCCGGCTCATCGTGACGACGCTCGCCGTCTGCGCGGCGACGCTCGCGCTACCCGCCGTCACGCGCTCCGGCGCCGTGTATCTGGCCGCGGTGTTCGTCGCCGGCGCGGCGTCGAGCGTGATCCAGATGCTCGTGCCGTTGGCGGCGTCGATGGCGCCCGACGAAAATCGCGGCCGCGCGGTCGGCAACGTGATGAGCGGCCTGATGCTCGGCATCCTGCTGTCGCGGCCGCTCGCGAGCCTGATCGCCGGCGCGGCGGGCTGGCGCGCGTTCTATGGCGCGGCCGCCGCCGCCGACATCGCGATCGCCGCGGTGCTCGCCGCGAGGCTGCCGCGGCGCGCCCCATCGCTGCCGACCCGCTATGCGGCGCTGCTTCGGTCGCTCTGGACGCTCGCGGCGACCGAGCGCGTACTGCAGCGGCGCGCGCTGTCCGCGGCGCTGTCGATGGGCGCGTTCAGCGCGTTCTGGACCGCGATCGGTCTGCGCCTCGCCGCTGCGCCCTTCGATCTCGGCTTGCACGGAATCGCGATGTTCGCGTTCGCCGGCGCGACGGGCGCGATCGTCACGCCGTTCGCCGGCTTGGCCGGCGACCGCGGCCGGGAGCGCGGCGCATTGCGCGGCGCGCACGTGGCGATGCTCGCCGCGTTGGCTGCGCTCGGCGTCGCGGGCGCGGGCTGGGCCGGGTTCGACGCGGCCGCGCATCCGGCGCTCGCGCTCGCGCTGCTCGTCACCGGCGCGGCGGCGCTCGATGCGGGCGTCGTCGCCGATCAGACGCTCGGCCGCCGCGCGATCAACCTGCTGAATCCCGCCGCGCGCGGGCGGCTCAACGGGCTCTTTGTCGGGCTGTTCTTCGTCGGCGGCTCGCTCGGCGCCGTGCTCGCCGGCGCGGCGTGGGCATGGGCGGGCTGGGGCGCGGTGTGCGCGGTGGGCCTCGCGTTTGCGGGCGCCGCGTTCGCGCTGGACTGGATCGGCTCGCGCGAACAGGCGACGCGCTGA
- a CDS encoding LysE family translocator, with product MNLHTWWLFVATVFVVSAIPGPNMLLVMTHGARHGLRRSTATMAGCMTALVAMLSVSAAGLGVFLEAWPAMFDALRFAGAAYLIYLGVKAWRARVDGQSAAGAADVAPHAGRADAVASVSRWALFRNGFLVAGSNPKAILFAAALLPQFIDASTPTLPQFGILVATFAVIEVSWYIVYASFGTRIGVTLRSANVAKAFNRLTGGLFVGFGAMMALVRH from the coding sequence ATGAATCTGCATACGTGGTGGCTGTTCGTCGCGACGGTGTTCGTCGTGTCGGCGATTCCCGGTCCGAACATGCTGCTCGTGATGACGCACGGTGCGCGTCACGGGCTGCGGCGTTCGACGGCGACGATGGCGGGCTGCATGACGGCGCTCGTCGCGATGCTGTCGGTATCCGCCGCGGGCCTCGGCGTATTTCTCGAGGCGTGGCCCGCGATGTTCGACGCGCTGCGCTTCGCGGGCGCCGCGTATCTGATCTACCTCGGCGTGAAGGCGTGGCGCGCGCGCGTCGACGGGCAATCCGCGGCGGGCGCGGCCGACGTCGCGCCGCACGCGGGCCGTGCGGACGCAGTCGCCTCGGTGTCGCGCTGGGCGCTCTTTCGCAACGGTTTTCTCGTCGCGGGCAGCAATCCGAAGGCGATCCTGTTCGCCGCCGCGCTGCTGCCGCAGTTCATCGACGCGTCCACGCCGACGCTGCCGCAGTTCGGCATCCTTGTCGCGACGTTCGCGGTGATCGAGGTGAGCTGGTATATCGTCTATGCCTCGTTCGGCACGCGGATCGGCGTGACGCTGCGCAGCGCGAATGTCGCGAAGGCGTTCAACCGGCTGACGGGCGGCCTGTTCGTCGGCTTCGGCGCGATGATGGCGCTTGTGCGGCACTGA
- a CDS encoding Mut7-C RNAse domain-containing protein, with translation MVTVTFRFYEELNDFLARPLRRREFERACMRGASVKHAIEALGVPHTEVELILVNGESAPFSRALEDGDRVAVYPTFEAIDIRPLLRVRAAPLRVTRFIADAHLGGLAQLLRLAGFDTLYDNHYPDDLIEAIAAREARIVLTRDRELLKRRTITHGCYVRALKPQAQLRELFDRLDLAGAAQPFRLCLSCNAPLRRIDPAEAEGRAPQGVLQRHTRFVTCDVCRRVFWEGSHWRRMRALIDHVSPPKPPHA, from the coding sequence ATGGTCACCGTGACTTTCCGCTTCTACGAGGAGCTGAACGATTTCCTCGCGCGGCCGCTGCGCCGCCGCGAGTTCGAGCGCGCGTGCATGCGCGGCGCGAGCGTCAAGCACGCAATCGAGGCGCTCGGCGTTCCGCACACCGAAGTCGAGCTGATTCTCGTCAACGGCGAATCGGCGCCGTTCAGCCGCGCGCTCGAAGATGGCGACCGCGTCGCCGTCTACCCGACCTTCGAAGCGATCGACATCCGCCCGCTGCTGCGCGTGCGCGCCGCGCCGCTGCGCGTCACGCGCTTCATCGCCGACGCGCATCTCGGCGGGCTCGCGCAATTGCTGCGGCTGGCGGGCTTCGACACGCTGTACGACAACCACTACCCGGACGACCTGATCGAGGCGATCGCCGCGCGCGAAGCGCGGATCGTCCTCACGCGCGACCGCGAGCTGCTCAAGCGCCGCACGATCACGCACGGCTGCTACGTGCGCGCGCTGAAGCCGCAGGCGCAACTGCGCGAGCTGTTCGACCGGCTCGATCTCGCCGGCGCCGCGCAACCGTTCCGGCTGTGCCTGTCGTGCAACGCGCCGCTGCGGCGCATCGATCCCGCCGAGGCCGAAGGCCGCGCGCCGCAAGGCGTGCTGCAGCGTCACACGCGCTTCGTCACCTGCGACGTCTGCCGTCGCGTGTTCTGGGAGGGCTCGCACTGGCGGCGCATGCGCGCGCTGATCGACCACGTGTCGCCGCCGAAGCCGCCGCACGCGTGA
- a CDS encoding flavodoxin family protein — protein MSNLVIVYHSGYGHTKKLAESVLAGAREAGANARLVAVGDLDDAGWAALDAADAIVFGAPTYMGGPSADFKKFADATSKAWFGQAWKDKIAAGFTNSASMNGDKFSTIQYFVTLAMQHGMVWVGTGLLPANTKAATRNDINYAGGFTGLLAQSPSDASPDEAPSDGDLDTAKAFGARVAAATARWLAGNGK, from the coding sequence ATGTCGAATCTCGTCATCGTTTATCACAGCGGCTACGGCCACACGAAAAAGCTCGCCGAATCGGTGCTCGCTGGCGCGCGGGAAGCCGGCGCGAACGCGCGACTCGTCGCCGTCGGCGATCTCGACGACGCCGGCTGGGCCGCGCTCGACGCGGCCGACGCGATCGTCTTCGGCGCGCCGACCTACATGGGCGGCCCGTCGGCCGACTTCAAGAAGTTCGCCGACGCGACGTCGAAGGCATGGTTCGGCCAGGCATGGAAGGACAAGATCGCGGCGGGCTTCACGAACTCCGCATCGATGAACGGCGACAAGTTCTCGACGATTCAATATTTCGTCACGCTCGCGATGCAGCATGGGATGGTGTGGGTCGGCACGGGCCTGCTGCCCGCGAACACGAAGGCGGCGACTCGCAACGACATCAACTACGCGGGCGGCTTCACGGGCCTGCTCGCGCAATCGCCATCCGACGCGTCGCCGGACGAGGCGCCCTCGGATGGCGATCTCGACACCGCGAAGGCGTTCGGCGCGCGCGTCGCGGCGGCGACTGCCCGCTGGCTCGCCGGCAACGGCAAGTGA
- a CDS encoding DUF2957 domain-containing protein, which produces MKQQNLILAMACAAPFISACSGGGGGGESQPLVEAALCPSSVDYNTVYTGGGGDGELVKLQIDTTKMTWQITFVESPVPKTTGTAAPTRAGTTQSGTLTQETLLPTQKLNNCAFRLNGASLDPNRPARIFLGMGIVGGTIPGAEIQYGGLLGQGAIPDTKFPYYPFIAFSSLETNIANLAGTYSQLGYGQVPSQNFAPTTIDAKVTINPDGTWSRCDTTGIYAGACRQPGTNLAQSADGTGAFETDHYQGQVKPTLATIPQAKGFVIVGKLRNQLVPVMIRTGVANPNPTPDANGVPGLTADDESGISILAPQTAIAVGSQNGEYIGVDSQFDYRTTALVNAQATLLDPFQASQASLATALNLDYAQAVPGTVTSTHVGASSTTPTGKFIFTGGVFGFLDMSNSSSPYFTVGAFVQ; this is translated from the coding sequence ATGAAGCAGCAGAACCTGATCCTGGCGATGGCCTGCGCCGCGCCCTTTATCTCGGCGTGCAGCGGCGGCGGTGGCGGCGGCGAATCGCAGCCGCTCGTCGAGGCGGCGCTCTGCCCGTCGTCGGTCGACTACAACACGGTCTACACGGGCGGCGGCGGCGACGGCGAGCTCGTCAAGCTGCAGATCGACACGACGAAGATGACCTGGCAAATCACCTTCGTCGAATCGCCGGTTCCGAAGACGACGGGCACCGCCGCGCCGACGCGCGCCGGCACGACGCAAAGCGGCACGCTCACGCAGGAAACGCTGCTGCCGACGCAAAAGCTCAACAACTGCGCATTTCGCCTGAACGGCGCGAGCCTCGATCCGAATCGGCCGGCGCGCATCTTCCTCGGCATGGGCATCGTCGGCGGCACGATTCCGGGCGCGGAAATCCAGTATGGCGGCCTGCTCGGCCAGGGCGCGATTCCCGACACGAAGTTCCCGTACTACCCGTTCATCGCGTTCTCGTCGCTCGAGACGAACATCGCGAATCTCGCCGGCACGTATAGCCAGCTCGGCTACGGCCAGGTCCCGTCGCAAAATTTCGCGCCAACGACGATCGACGCGAAGGTGACGATCAACCCCGACGGCACGTGGAGCCGCTGCGACACGACGGGCATCTACGCGGGCGCCTGCCGGCAGCCGGGCACGAACCTCGCGCAGTCGGCGGACGGCACGGGCGCGTTCGAGACCGATCACTACCAGGGCCAGGTGAAGCCGACGCTCGCGACGATTCCGCAGGCAAAGGGCTTCGTCATCGTCGGCAAGCTGCGCAACCAGCTCGTGCCGGTCATGATCCGCACCGGCGTCGCGAACCCGAACCCGACGCCCGACGCGAACGGCGTGCCGGGGCTCACCGCCGACGACGAATCGGGCATCTCGATCCTCGCGCCGCAGACGGCGATTGCGGTCGGCTCGCAAAACGGCGAGTACATCGGCGTCGACAGCCAGTTCGACTACCGGACGACCGCGCTCGTCAACGCGCAGGCGACGCTCCTCGATCCGTTCCAGGCGTCGCAGGCGTCGCTCGCGACGGCGCTGAACCTCGACTACGCGCAAGCGGTGCCGGGCACGGTCACGTCGACGCACGTCGGCGCGAGCAGCACGACGCCGACCGGCAAGTTCATCTTCACGGGCGGGGTATTCGGCTTCCTCGACATGTCCAACTCATCGTCGCCGTACTTCACGGTCGGCGCGTTCGTGCAGTAA
- a CDS encoding DUF2957 domain-containing protein: MAIALAPLLAACSGGGGGTPAPIDAPQCSGSSCGVQGPPSSSAGNTSLCPANADIGSSTYLGGAGGGEVVSVNINAATMTYTLKWLESPIPLATGTVTPTRAGTTITGSVAHPPAGTLPTAEQTRCAFVLMPGSGTAPATNSTYSTAADFNQANPPMILIGFGVAGGGIPGATIQYSGLTIIPGVLQNIGQVPQRHFDFYPFLGFASTTTDLSKLPGTYNALLYHTVPSSNYAAKATNSNETFDANGACTSTSASGCMTTGNPWTASGNGYFNSTQAPQILPQTQLPLIGATGKSAVAHMVLGQLNGATVPVVVRTGNVNLGTPPLHLDAQVDDESGIAVLGLAKAIASGGIDGGYAGADSNFKYTATVIKGTTATFVNPGTQQAETGFTLDYGQSTPGLLGVTTADTSARGFVIASGGLYAALIQGTVNGRITQSSAIAGQTPSAPYFGVGAQVSK, translated from the coding sequence ATGGCCATAGCCCTCGCCCCTTTGCTTGCCGCTTGTAGTGGAGGGGGCGGCGGCACCCCGGCTCCCATCGACGCGCCGCAATGCTCGGGCTCGAGCTGCGGCGTTCAGGGTCCGCCCAGCTCGAGCGCGGGCAACACGTCGCTCTGTCCCGCGAACGCGGACATCGGCAGCAGCACGTATCTCGGCGGCGCCGGCGGCGGCGAGGTCGTGAGCGTGAACATCAATGCGGCCACGATGACGTACACGCTCAAGTGGCTCGAGTCTCCGATTCCGCTCGCCACCGGCACGGTCACGCCGACCCGCGCCGGCACGACGATCACGGGCAGCGTCGCGCATCCGCCCGCGGGCACGCTGCCGACTGCCGAGCAGACGCGCTGCGCGTTCGTGCTGATGCCGGGCAGCGGCACGGCGCCCGCGACGAACTCGACGTACTCGACCGCGGCTGACTTCAACCAGGCGAACCCGCCGATGATCCTGATCGGCTTCGGCGTCGCGGGCGGCGGCATTCCGGGCGCGACGATCCAGTACAGCGGCCTCACGATCATCCCGGGCGTGCTGCAGAACATCGGCCAGGTGCCGCAGCGCCATTTCGACTTCTATCCGTTCCTCGGCTTCGCGAGCACGACGACCGATCTGTCGAAGCTGCCGGGCACGTACAACGCGCTCCTCTACCACACGGTGCCGTCGAGCAACTACGCGGCGAAGGCGACCAACTCGAACGAGACGTTCGATGCGAACGGCGCGTGCACGTCGACGAGCGCGTCGGGCTGCATGACGACCGGCAATCCGTGGACGGCGAGCGGCAACGGCTACTTCAACAGCACGCAGGCGCCGCAGATCCTGCCGCAGACGCAGTTGCCGCTCATTGGCGCGACCGGCAAGTCGGCTGTCGCGCACATGGTGCTCGGCCAGTTGAACGGCGCGACCGTGCCCGTCGTCGTGCGCACGGGCAACGTGAACCTCGGCACGCCGCCGCTGCATCTCGACGCGCAAGTCGACGACGAATCGGGCATCGCGGTGCTCGGGCTCGCGAAAGCGATCGCGTCGGGCGGCATCGACGGCGGCTACGCGGGCGCGGACTCGAACTTCAAGTACACGGCGACGGTGATCAAGGGCACGACGGCCACGTTCGTGAACCCGGGCACGCAGCAGGCGGAAACGGGCTTCACGCTCGACTACGGCCAATCGACGCCGGGCCTGCTCGGCGTCACGACGGCCGACACGTCGGCGCGGGGCTTCGTGATCGCGAGCGGCGGGCTCTATGCGGCGCTGATCCAGGGCACCGTCAACGGCAGGATCACGCAGAGCTCGGCGATCGCCGGCCAGACGCCGTCCGCGCCGTATTTCGGCGTCGGCGCGCAGGTCAGCAAGTAA
- a CDS encoding NAD(P)-dependent oxidoreductase, with translation MDIGFIGAGEMGSAIAANLLKAGHRVRVWNRSAERVAPLVALGAQHVATVAEAFAGDAVFSMLADDAAAREVFDAALLEHALRGLIHVNMATISVALAEQLAHAHAQRAIHYVAAPVMGRPHVAAAARLTIIAAGPAEAIDRMQPAFDAIGQKTWRLGSLPQHANAVKIAANFTIASAIETMGEAGALLAAHGVAMNDYLDVITNSVFPGPVYQGYGAMIAESRYEPALFKARLGLKDVRLALEAGDALSVPLPVASVVRDSLIEAVAHGHGDKDFAVLGQVAARRAGR, from the coding sequence ATGGACATCGGATTTATCGGCGCGGGCGAGATGGGCAGCGCGATCGCGGCGAATCTGCTGAAGGCGGGGCATCGCGTTCGGGTGTGGAACCGCTCGGCCGAACGTGTCGCGCCGCTCGTCGCGCTGGGCGCGCAGCACGTCGCGACGGTCGCCGAAGCGTTCGCGGGCGACGCGGTGTTCTCGATGCTCGCCGACGACGCAGCCGCGCGCGAGGTGTTCGACGCGGCGCTCCTCGAGCACGCGCTGCGCGGCCTCATTCACGTGAACATGGCGACGATTTCGGTCGCGCTCGCCGAGCAGCTCGCGCACGCGCACGCGCAGCGGGCGATCCACTACGTCGCGGCGCCCGTGATGGGGCGCCCGCACGTCGCGGCAGCCGCGCGCCTCACGATCATCGCGGCCGGGCCCGCGGAGGCGATCGACCGGATGCAGCCCGCGTTCGACGCGATTGGCCAGAAGACGTGGCGGCTCGGCTCGCTGCCGCAGCACGCGAACGCGGTGAAGATCGCGGCGAACTTCACGATCGCGTCGGCCATCGAGACAATGGGCGAGGCGGGGGCGCTCCTCGCCGCGCACGGCGTCGCGATGAACGACTATCTCGACGTGATCACCAACAGCGTGTTTCCCGGCCCCGTTTATCAAGGCTACGGCGCGATGATCGCCGAGTCGCGCTACGAGCCGGCGCTTTTCAAGGCGCGGCTCGGCCTGAAGGACGTGCGGCTCGCGCTCGAGGCGGGCGACGCGCTGTCGGTGCCGCTGCCCGTCGCGAGCGTCGTGCGCGACAGCCTGATCGAAGCGGTCGCGCACGGCCACGGCGACAAGGATTTCGCGGTGCTCGGCCAGGTCGCGGCGCGCCGCGCGGGGCGATGA
- a CDS encoding LysR family transcriptional regulator — translation MNTRDLQAFVAVVDSGSMVAAATRLHLTQPGLTRRVQNLETTLGVPLLDRQSKPLKPTAAGREVYALARNVLRSVDELLAVASPGSEPAGELRIGVPPFLSELALEGPIDRLRDAFPRLTLRITAGWSPALLQNVERAALDAAAVMMPASFPMPETLVSTLLGVQPTVLVAARDFALPPGPLPLDALARYPWVLSQDGCGMRSALSRAFSAAGLPFDVAVEAFGSDLQLSLVARGAGLGIASAAALARSPHRGALRIVDTADVEPGINVWLVHGVLPGRLMRPVELLRERLVAVLEAERSRRLGGEAEMPAN, via the coding sequence TTGAATACGCGTGATCTTCAAGCCTTCGTGGCGGTCGTCGACAGCGGCTCGATGGTGGCCGCCGCGACCAGGCTCCATCTGACGCAGCCCGGCCTCACGCGGCGCGTGCAGAACCTCGAGACGACGCTCGGCGTGCCGCTCCTCGATCGGCAGAGCAAGCCGCTCAAGCCGACCGCGGCGGGCCGCGAAGTCTATGCGCTCGCGCGCAACGTGCTGCGCTCGGTCGACGAGCTGCTCGCCGTTGCCTCGCCCGGCAGCGAGCCGGCGGGCGAACTGCGGATCGGCGTGCCGCCGTTTCTGTCGGAGCTCGCGCTCGAAGGGCCGATCGACCGGCTGCGCGACGCGTTTCCGCGGCTCACGCTGCGGATCACGGCCGGCTGGTCGCCGGCGCTGCTGCAAAACGTCGAGCGTGCGGCGCTCGACGCCGCCGCGGTGATGATGCCGGCGAGCTTTCCGATGCCGGAAACGCTCGTGTCGACGCTGCTCGGCGTGCAGCCGACGGTGCTCGTCGCCGCGCGCGACTTCGCGCTGCCGCCGGGGCCGCTGCCGCTCGACGCGCTCGCGCGCTACCCGTGGGTGCTGAGCCAGGATGGCTGCGGGATGCGCTCGGCGCTGAGCCGCGCGTTCAGCGCAGCCGGGCTGCCGTTCGACGTCGCGGTCGAAGCGTTCGGCTCGGATTTGCAGCTCTCGCTCGTCGCGCGCGGCGCGGGGCTCGGCATCGCGTCGGCGGCGGCGCTCGCGCGCAGTCCGCACCGCGGCGCGCTGCGGATCGTCGACACGGCGGATGTCGAGCCGGGGATCAACGTGTGGCTCGTGCACGGCGTGCTGCCGGGCCGGCTGATGCGGCCGGTCGAGCTGCTGCGCGAGCGGCTCGTTGCCGTGCTGGAGGCGGAAAGAAGCCGGCGATTAGGCGGCGAAGCAGAAATGCCGGCGAATTAG